The sequence below is a genomic window from Felis catus isolate Fca126 chromosome A2, F.catus_Fca126_mat1.0, whole genome shotgun sequence.
ATgaattcccccccacccccagactctgactccctcccgccTGCAGCCGAGGAGGCGGAAGACGGCGCTTTCTTGTTACCCTGGCAACCGTCAGCGGACCTGTCTCCCCAGCAACTGTCCGAGGCCTCCCGTCAGCCTTCGCCTGGGCCCCTCCAATCACCCAGACAACCGCTACCCGTTCCGGTCAACCATCAGCCCTTTCCCCATCACCCTGGCAACCGTCGCCAGACCCACCGCCCCCTGGACACACCATCCTCATCCTGCCCGCAGGCCTCCTCGGCCCAGACCTCCACCCCAGGCTCCGAGGTCGCGGGGTCCCCTTCCCCTCCGGCCCATCTCCTCGACCCCAAGGGGCACTGTTCCCACcctggaagtggggggggggcccgAGGTGGGTCGGGCGCTGGGGATCCCGGCTCCCGTCGGGCCCCACGGGCCGCCCGTGCTGAGGCAGCGCATGGCCCCCCAGCTGTCTCACCACTCGCACTCCTGCGTGGGACTGTCCGGCCACAACAGGGAGCTTTTCAAAATGCAAGCCATGTTCCTCCCCTGCTGAAAACTCTTCCCTGACTCCCCTTGAGAACCGAATCCAAACTCCTCACAGCCCCTGGCGGTCTAGCTGTGGCCTCTTCTCCTCTCTCGCAGCCACTAATCCCCAAGTTGTTACTCCAGTAGCCTAGGCTTATTTCCACCTCCAACCTTCCTGTTTACAGCTTCCCACTCCCTGAAGCGTGTCCCCCAGCTAGGAAAGCCTTTCCTGAGTCGCCACTCACCTAGCTCTCTATGCCCGTTCTGTTAACTCCAGAGCAAGGCTGTGTTGTTCACTCCCCAGTGCCTAGATCAGTGCCTGACACACGGGATGAATGAAAAGGATGTTATGTTAGAGACAAGACAGTACAGAGGGGGATGACCAACAGGCAAGCTTTAGCCAGCCAGACCCATCCCAGGGATAAGAGAATGTATTTCTGAGGTTGCAGGTCCCCAGAGAGATTCATCAGCATTCGTCATGACATGGTCCCCAAAGGCCAGGCAAAGGCTGGGGAGACAGAAGGGCCATGGCCAGCCTGAGGCTGGATGATTCACCCTCTACTTGTCCCACCCTCATCTGGAGGCTGGAGCCagagaatccccccccccccccccccaaagaaccAGCGGAATCTGTGGTGAACTTGGAGAAGATTCCAGGCGCTGGAGAGGCAGGCCTCAGACTTCAGATGGCGGTCATTCAGGGAGCCAGTCCCTTCCTGTGCCCTGTCCAGAATCTCAAACATCCACCCTAGCATAGCCTAGAGCTGTTTTTCCACGAACCTGAGACAGGGATCCCAGGGATCTTGCCCAGGCCGCACCTAGAGATCTTGACCTTACAGGGTCTGGAGTCACAACCGGGAGGGAGATGGTGGGAGCTGCCCAGGGCCTGCCTAGACAGGAATCTAGACACACACCTGCTTGTACATGAGGGTCTTTCCTTGGAGAGCTGGTCAGGAGCCAGGTACAGAACCCCCTTTCTAGAAGTACCCTcatcagcactgtccaatagaatgCTTTATGCTGATGTGTCAGTGGAGCCCTTGAAGCATGGTTAGAGTGACCGAGGGACTGGATTTTGAATCgatcatattttaattaatttccatttaaattgaAGCAGCCAGATACGGCTGCCAGTTACCCTACTGGACAGAACAGCTTTTAGCTGAAGACTCAGATTGGAGATGAAAGCCAGGGACGGGAAGGTCAGAGTCTGTGGTTTGTGCAGCTCTGGGGGCTGACGTTGGCAGGAAGGGGAAggccccagggaggggacaggtaGGACACTGGGTATCCAGCTCTGCAGAGGAGAGAAGTTCCCGGTTCCCCAGGGCTGAAGTGCTTGTTCAGGTGCACAGACACTCACACTGGTGTGTGAGCAAACAGCCTGGTGTGCCTGCGGGCATCCACAGACACACTCGTGTGTGGTCTAGGAGTTCCACGCCTGTGCGTGATCCGGGAGTCCGTCGTGGTATGCACGTGGTGTGGACTCCCAGGTGCACACAGGCCAGGGAGCGAGGGCTGCTAGCCTAGCAGGTCTTGCAAGAAGGCCCACATGTACTGGTGCATTTCCTCGGGGTTGCTCTGTGGGATCCAGTGCCCCACGCCTGGCAGGATGTGGGCCTCCAGCCGGCCGGGCACAAAGCGACTGCTGATGGCTCCTACCAGCCCCTGCTCCAAGTAGGTGTCCTTCTCTCCCCACAGCAGCAGCGTGGGCGTGGCCAGTTCCTGGGGCTCCAGGGGAAGGTTCCTAGGGTCAAGACAGGTGGAATAATAAccgcccctcccccttgccccccAGAACTCTCCTGAGCTTCCGCCCCGGGTCTGGTCTCACCTGAAGAGGTTTCGGTAATAGTTGAGGGGCCCAGTGAGGCCACCAGGCTGGGAGAAGTCATAAAGGAAGGCCTCGAGCTCGTTGGGAGTTAAGTGTGGGATGCCTCTCTTGCGGTGTGTGAGGGTGGTCTTCAGGATCTGGGTACACAGCAGACCTACAGTTTCAGTGCCCAGCCTGCCCagtcccagccccccaccctccacgTACCCCCAGGCCTTTGCCCCACTGCACCTGGAAGTCAGACATGGACAGTAACTTCTCAGGCAGCCAGGGAAGCTGGAACAGGAACACGTAGTTGGAACGGAAGAACTGGCTGATGTGGTGTGTAGAGTAGTCTGTGGGCGGCAGGGGAAAGGCAGATGTGaggcctgggcctggggtggCCCCACCCCCTCGCACTCCTACACGCACTCAGGTCAGGCACACAGATGCACCAACACTCAGGAATGTCATCGCATGCCGGACCTCGTGGGGGTGACTTGACATTCCTCCTGGCCCGGATGCCAGTGTCCCTCCCTGCCAAGTGGTCACTGTATCCACAGAATGGGGACACCTCTGTCTGCAGCCACTGCCCAGGTCTGGATGCATTtcaacacttattgagcacctactgtatgccaggacCTGTTTAAAACCCTGGCGACACAGCAGTAAATGGCACAAACAAAACTCCCTTGCCCGCCTGAGAGCTGACAGtctagagacagagacagacaagaaacaacaacacggagggagagagagagtgggagagagaccaCAGCACTAGAACTATTATACTGGAAATTAGAATCAGGTGATGAGACGGGTATCTGCTTACTCATCTATGCCTTCCTTGCCAGAAGAAAGACATTTAGCCtgtcttgcctcagtttccccaactggaTCGCGGAGATAACGACACTTTCGTATGCACAGAGGCTTGTGTTGGTTATGTATATGCAAAGCTCCTTGTCAGGGCAATTGTTACCTGTAGGTGCTCAGAAACCGTGAGTTACTCCTGAGTGCACGGTCACTGATTGTAGATTGGGAGCATCATGGGTGTCCCCAGCcccccgtgggggggggggcggtgttgaCTGGTGGACAAGGAAGTGTGGACACAGAGACAAGCCCCTCCACACAGGCATATTCCAGCGTCCCGGGCTCCCCAACACACCTTGGTACACAGACATGGGGGCCGCACTGACAACAACCATCCGCTCCACCAGGGACGGGTAGTAGATGGAGAAATTCCAGGCGAGGACCGCACCCCAGTCGTGGGCCACCAGGATGCACTTGGAATAACCTGGGGGGGTGAGAGGAACCAGTGGAGGTGAGAAGCCAGGGAGAAGcaaggcaggggtgagggaggccaGGCCTGGGATGGGGGTATCCGCACCCAGGCCCAGGATGACGTCCTGGATGTCCACCATCAGCAGGTCGATGGTGTAACAGTCAACATCCCGAGGTGCATCTGAGGAGCCGTAACCCCGTAGGTCCACAGCCACCACGTGGAAGCGGCTCTGGAACTCCCAAAGCTGGTAGCGCCAGGAGAACCTGTCAGGCGGGTGGAGAGGGAGGTTGAGTCAGGGTCCCCAGGCTGCACCTCCACCCTACGCCCAGCAGGGGCCTTCGAAAACCCGACTTCCCTGCCCTGGACTTCCCAGAAAGGAAGATGGGGGAACCCCGCGCGGAAGGCAAGGTCGGCTGCACTCTGGGTCCAGGGCAGCGTCGACACTGATACCGCTTTGTCCCATCTCTGCAGGGACATTCCTGGAGACGCCTGTCCTCGAGCACCCCCTTCTATGCCTTGGGCCCCCAGTCTACCCAGCCAGCCCCGCGGCACCTCCAGCTCCATCTGCGGCCTTGGGCGCCCCAAGCCCCTGGGCTTCATATCTACCAGTTCTCCGGGAAGCCGTGCAGAAACAGCATGAGGGGTCCGTTGCCACGTCCAGCGGAGACATAGTGGAGGCGCAGGCCCGAGCTCTGGGGGAGGGCACAGTCAGAGACCCGGGGAGGCCCTCCTCACTAGGCTTgacagcccccccctccccgcccttccGGCCACGCGCCGACCCCCGTTTGGATTCCACCGTTTGCTCTCCGCTCACTGGGGCTCGGCCCCGACGGGGCCCGACCTCCCGGGGTTCTCGACCCTCGAAGCCCCGACGGCCCCCCGCACAGCCGCCCGCGCACGCGCGCTCACCTTGAGGGTCAGGAAGCAGTGTTCGCCCAGCGTGGGGTCGCTCAAGCAGGCGGGTGGGGTGCGCCGGGGGCGCCCGCAGCAGCCGCGCCGGGGCCGGCACAGCACGTGCGTGAGCGCGATGCAGCCGTAGACGGCGGCGGTCAGCAGCGCCGCGCAGAACACGAGGCTCCACATGAAGGCGCGCAGGAGCTTCAGAGTGACGCGCGACGGCGCCAGCAGCGCTGTCACCACCAGCTCCGGCATGTCGCCGCGACCCGGGACGACTTCGGCGCTGCcttcggggggcggggggcgagagCAGCAGCAGCGAGGCGGGATCCGGGCTGGGAAGCCCACCGCCTTTGGTCTGGGGACCTTCCGTGCCTCCGGAGCTTAAGGAACGCGCCGAGAGAAGAGGCGGGAGGCTTATATCGAAACAGCCACCGCACACGAGTCACCTAAGTGCCAGGTAAACACCTGGGCGCGACGGCGACAGGGAACAAGGATAGGGTGCGGGGATGGAGCCTGCGAGGACCAGGCTTccgaggctggggaggggctttgaggagaggggaagagaattgAGGGCGGGGCCtaggcaggcggggggggggcggtgggcttCATAAGGGGGCGGGGCCGAGTAGGACTCCGCCGCGGGTGGGTGGGAATATTAAGTCTAGAGGGAGATTGATGTCTGGACAAACAGGGGATAAGGAGGTGACTTTAGTGAAATGGGCGGAGCCTGGAGCGAAGGGGCGGAGCAATGCAGGGTAGGTGCGGCCTACGCGCCGGAACCGTGGACCCACCTTGGCCTAGGAGCTGCGTAGGAGATGGAGGCGTGGCTTAGAGGGAGGGCGGGGCGAGGGTGGAGTCCAGATGAGGCGGGGCCTAAAGTTGGGCGGGAGAAGGCCGGAGGCTGGGCCCGGAAACTTTGGGTGCGAGGGCTGGGCCAATAAGCTGGGGGTCGGCCCGGCTCCGGGATGAAgg
It includes:
- the EPHX3 gene encoding epoxide hydrolase 3 translates to MPELVVTALLAPSRVTLKLLRAFMWSLVFCAALLTAAVYGCIALTHVLCRPRRGCCGRPRRTPPACLSDPTLGEHCFLTLKSSGLRLHYVSAGRGNGPLMLFLHGFPENWFSWRYQLWEFQSRFHVVAVDLRGYGSSDAPRDVDCYTIDLLMVDIQDVILGLGYSKCILVAHDWGAVLAWNFSIYYPSLVERMVVVSAAPMSVYQDYSTHHISQFFRSNYVFLFQLPWLPEKLLSMSDFQILKTTLTHRKRGIPHLTPNELEAFLYDFSQPGGLTGPLNYYRNLFRNLPLEPQELATPTLLLWGEKDTYLEQGLVGAISSRFVPGRLEAHILPGVGHWIPQSNPEEMHQYMWAFLQDLLG